The Candidatus Obscuribacter sp. genomic interval ATGCGAGACTTTTTTGTCTCTGGTGGTGTCATTTTTACACCGACTGTCTGGACTTATGCACCTCTTTTGACCGCTTCAGCTGAGGAGCTTGCCTCCAATCGTCAGCGCAACATACTTTTGACTGCCTTATCCTTTTTTGCTGGTTTACCGCAGCTGACAATACCTGTCAAAATTGAGGCAGATAGTCGCTATCCGGCTACTTTTGGATTTTCTCTTATTGGTAATTATGGCAGTGATTTGGCGCTTACTAAACTTGCTTGTCAGCTTAGTTAGCAAAAGCTTGTTTGTAGGCTTTTGTCTGTTTGAGCCAGGGAGTAAAAGCCGCTACAAATTTTGCTTGACCACTTTTGTTGAGATGTACACAATCACTAAAGTCATTTGTAGTCAGATTGCTATTGAGCGGTGCTGCGTCAAAGTCTCCGCAGTCTGCGCCATACTGCTTAGCCAATTGTTTGATAGGCGCTTGCCAATTAGCGTCAGGGCATGTGATCAAATTGCGATTAGCCTCAGTCACAGGCATATTGATCAAGACTACTGGTAGCTGTTCTTTTTGAGCCGTTTCTAAAAGTCCTTTGAGACAAGCCAGCTGTTTGTCAAAGCGCGTACTATTAAAGGGCTGATAACGTTTGGTGTATTCATCAAGGTTGGAGTTGGCACTTGCTTTTGCAGTAGCAGAGGTTGCGGCATTATTTTTTATAATAGTCTTTTGGGCATTACTAGTGGCTTGGTTTGGTTTAAAGATGTCTTTGCCACTGTCACTGACAGCATGTCTGTACAGGCTGACTACAGCCTGGTAGTGACTCTGGTGGCTGGAGGTGATTGCCTTAATTTCTTCTGTCAGTCCATCCGGTGTAAAACAGTTGAGCAAGTTGGGATAAAAGTGCAAATTGCTCTGCGAAAAATCGAGCATACGACTTATCGGTGTCTGGCTTAAATCATCCATAGACAGGTTGTCGTGGAAGTCTCTGAATGAATAGGTAAGTACAAGCAGCTGGGGTTTTTGTCTGGTCTTGTAGAGCAATGTTTGGGTCAGTAAATAATCATCCGAAATCAGTTTGCCGGGAGTGGCTAGCAAATCTACTTGAGCCAGAGCCGGGTCGCCCAAATCACGTCTTAGCGCCAGCGCATTGTCTTTATTGTCATCAAATGGAGGCAATGCTGCTAGCGATAGAGATGAGCCCAGTACCAAAATCTGGGGTTTTTGCCTGGACATCAAAAAATTTGCTGTCACTTCGGTGTAGGTGACAATCCAGGCTGGAATAGATGCACTCAAAAGACTTTGCCAAGAATACATAAAGGTCGCAAGATAGAGCGTGCTGCATAAGCTTAGAGTAAGTAGTGTCGCGCTACCCAGGTAACAGGCAATAAGACTCTTTGAGTGATGGCAGTGTTCTAAAGTCTTGGTTTTAAATGCAAGCATTTACTTTGGCAGGTGGCTGGCAATCTTGTTGAGGGCGTTTACTACATCGTCAACATCACTGTCAGTCATCGCCGGGAAAATTGGTAAACCGATTTCTCTTTGATAAAACTCTTCGGCACCAGGGCAGAGGCTTGCCCAGTCTCTATCATTTACATTATTTTGATAATAAGGCATTTGATAGGTGGGAATATAGTGCACCTGTACGCCGATGTTTTCGGCGTGCAAAGCCTCAAATACAAAACGTCTATTTTTGGACCTAGGAGTGTCTTTGACTAAAATTGGGAAGAGATGATAGGCGCTTTCTCTGTCATCGTGGGCGGTGGCGCATTGATAGTTTGGATGGTTGGCAAGTTTGGTGCGATAGAGGGCTGCGATCTCGCGGCGTCTCTTAACAAAAGTGTCTAGTTTAGTGATTTGACTTGTGCCCAGGGCGGCCTGGATGTCACAAAGGCGGTAGTTATAACCCAGCTCTTGCATCTCGTGATACCAGGGACCTTCGTCTCTGGTCAATTTGTCTTTGGCTTTTGTGATGCCATGACTGCGAAACAATAAAAGCTTGTCGTATAGCTTGTCGTCGTTGGTCAAAATCATTCCACCTTCGCCAGTTGTAATTGATTTGACTGGGTGGAAACTCATAGTTGAGAGCACTCCGGCAAACCCAGCTTTTTGACCTTGATAGGTAGCGCCAAGTGAGTGCGCCGCATCTACTATAAAGGGGACGCCGTGACTGGCTGCTAGTGCTTCTAGCTCGCGGTAGTGGCAAGGTTGTCCAGCAAAATCGATGCCGACAACTGCTTTGACTTCTGCCCTCGGTGCTTTTAAGCAATTTTGCTACTGAATCTACGTCAATAAGTCCGGTGTTTGGGTCCACATCGGCAAACAAAGGTTTTGCGCCAAGATAGAGTGCAGCATTGGACGTTGCGGCAAAAGTAATCGGAGCGGTGATTATCAAATCGCCGCTGCTGATACCCGCACTGTAGTAAGCGGCGTGCAAAGCTGCTGTGCCATTAGAAATTGCCACGGCGTATTTGACTCCAACCTCTTTAGCGACGGCATCCTCGAATACCTTAATACGCGGTCCTTGAGTTAAGAAGTCCGCCTTGAGGGCCTGGGACTACCGCTTTATGTCAGCATGGTCTATTAGCTGGTGACCATAGGGCAGCCAGGTATCGCGTACTGGTTTTCCACCATCTAGCGCAAGGCTAGATTTGACGCATCCTGCGACTTGGCTATCAGTTTGCATAGTTCCTCTCCGCTTAACCAGTTATCGTTTACGTCTGAGCGATAGCGGAAGCCCTCAGCTACTGGCGCTCCGCCGCGCTTAATAAGCTCCTGGGGATCCCACCAGAGTTGGCTTGGTTGGATTACATAACGATCTGGGAATTCCAGGCACCAGGGGGATTCATCGCGAGGTACCAGGGTCTCATGCAGTTTTTCGCCAGGGCGCATGCCGCAAAATTCAAATTTGCATTCAGGACCGATTGTCTTGGCTAGTTCCATCAAACTCATTGAGGCTATTTTAGGTACAAAAATTTCGCCGCCCTGTACTTGATCTGTACACGAGATTACAAAGTCGACACCTTTTTCTAGGGTTAACCAAAACCTGGTCATGCGCTCGTCAGTCAGCCTCAGTACACCGGTCTTTTTCATCTCTAAAAACAGCGGGATAACGCTGCCGCGGCTGGCAATGACGTTGCCGTAGCGCACTATGCCAAATTTTGTCTCGGCTTTACCAGCATAGCTATTGGCTGTGACAAATAATTTGTCGGAGCAGAGCTTGGTGGCGCCGTAGAGATTGATAGGGTTAGCTGCTTTGTCTGTGGAAAGGGCAATAACCTTTTTGACGCCACGATCAATGGCGGCATCAATGATATTGGCCGCGCCCAGTACATTTGTTTTGACAAATTCAAATGGGTTGTATTCGGCAGCGGGTACTTGCTTGAGCGCTGCTGCGTGGATGACGATATCGACATCGGTAAAGGCGCGATAAAGTCGGTCGCGGTCGCGAATGTCGCCGAGGAAGAATCTCAAACTACGGTCCTGCAGCTCTTGCTGCATTTCGTATTGTTTACATTCGTCTCTGCTGAAGATGATAAGCTTTTTAGGCTTGTAATCAGCTAAAAGCTTTTTGGTCAGGGCTTTGCCAAATGAGCCTGTACCGCCTGTGACGAGTACGGTTGAGTTTGCCCAATCGGTAGCTGCTGGGAGATCCATTGACACGATTCCAATCCTTAAAAGCGATGTTAGAGTCTACTTTGAAACATTTAACGATAGCATGCGTGGCTAACTGTCGCAGGAAAAGCGTTTAAGAAAACCATATATAAGTCGACTGCTTTTACAATTGCCGGTCTCTTTAATTTGCCGGGCGCCAATTGTAACCAGCTTGTATCGGGCTGCTTAAGGATAACTCAAGAGTTTTGGGCGCTAATCAGATATCCTAACAGCCTGTAGGGATCTACATTTGAGCCAGTTGAGGGATTAATTTGATGGCAAAGACTTTAGGGCAGCCGCTATTTGCCAATATGCAGTACTGCGTGCGTTGTTGTATGCCCTCGTCAAACGAAGGTATCGAATTTGACGAGATGGGCATCTGTCGCGCTTGCTTTAGCGCTGAGCAAAAAATGCATATCAATTGGATAGAGAGAGAAAAATCTCTGCGCAAGTTGCTTGACTATCACAAAAGTCTCAATCGCGACTATGACTGTATCGTGCCTATCTCTGGTGGCAAAGATAGTACTTTTCAATTGCATGTGGTCACAAAGGTATATGGACTGAGAGCCCTGGCTGTCACTTTTAGCCACAATTGGTTTACTGAGACTGGTAAATACAATTTGCAAAACTGTCTTGAAAAATTCAATGTCGACCACATTGTCTTTACACCTAACCGCAATTTAGTCAATCGTATTGCTCGTCAGAGTCTGGTCAAAATTGGTGATAGCTGCTGGCACTGCCACTCCGGTGTTGGTGCCTTTGCCATGCAAATCGCCGTTAAGTTCAATATTTCACTGCTTATCTGGGGCGAATCAGCCGCTGACCTGTCTGGCCGGTCGAGTTATTTTGATCCGGTAATCAAATTTGACCGTGATTATTTCACCAAGATGTCAGCCAAAGTAGGTCCCGAAGAAATCGCCGGAGACACAATCTCTGCCCGCGAACTCTCGCCCTGGCGCTTGCCTTCGGTGGAAGACATTGAGCGCGTCGGAGTCGAGGGCATCCACTTGGGAGATTACATCTTTTGGGATGACGAAAGACAGATGGAATTTGTCCGTGATGTCTACGACTGGCGTGAAGACCGTGTCGAGGGTACTTACAAGGGCTATAAGTCTGTCGAATGTATTATGGCCGGCGTGCACGACTACACCAAGTTTTTAAAGCGTGGTTTTGGTCGCGGTACAGACCATGCCAGTGTTGATGTTAGAGCTGGCTTGCTTACCAGAGAAGAAGCCTTTGAGCTGGCTAAAAAGCATGACACCGAAAGACCGGATGCTCTCGATTATTATTTGCAGATAACAGGTTATACCGAAGCAGAGTTTGAAGCCGTGATGCTCAAGCATCGTCATGCCCTCAATATCAAAGGGCTCTCTGATGCAGAGTTTGCTCAAGCCGTTGAAGAATATCGTAGTGAGTCGGGTCAAAAGTAATGACGAGATTAATCGAATACACAGCAACTGAAATAGTAGATCTGTTGCGCCGTCGCGAATTTAGCTGCGAGCAGCTAGTTAGCGACAGTCTAGATCAAATTGAGAGATTGGATAAGACTGTCCATGCCTGGGCGTACCTCGACCGCAAGCTGGCAATTGAGCAGGCTCGCGCTGTGGATAGTGGGCTTAAAGCCGGGCAGGAGACCAGAGCCTTTACCGGTGTGCCAGTTGGTGTCAAAGATGTCTTTAACACCAAAGACATGCCTACAGAGATGGGTAGTCCCATCTGGAAGGACTTTACTCCAGGCAATGATGCCCGGGTCGTGCATTATCTGCGTATGGCACAGGCCGTTATCCCTGGTAAAACAGTAACTGCCGAATTTGCCGTACATGCTCCTGGACCGACTGCCAATCCTCATAATCCAGAGTATATGCCCGGTACATCTTCCAGTGGCTCAGCCTGTGCGGTGGCATCATATATGGTGCCAGTTGCGCTCGGTACCCAGACAGCTGGTTCGGTGATGAGACCATCTAGTTATTGTGGTGTCTTTGGCTTTAAACCCTCATTTGGTTTAATCCCTCGTACAGCTGTGCTTAAGACTACGGATACTCTCGATACAATCGGCGTTTTTGCTCGTTCAGTCCAGGATCTGTCCTTGTTGTTTGACACCATTAGAGTCAAAGGCCGTGACTATCCCATCCCCGAAAAAGCTCTCAATGATCAGGAGCGTCAAACCAAAAAGCCCGGTCAACCTTGGCGTATTGCTCTGGTAAAAGGACCTAAATGGCAACATGCCGAAGCCTACGCCCAGGAAGCTATTGCTGCGTTTGCCAAGAAAGTCGGCGCCATCAAAGAGGTAGTGGTAGAAGAATTTGAGTTGCCGGTGGAATTTAACCGGGCTCACGAAATACACGCCACAATTTATGATCGCACTCTCGCCTATTATTTTAGAGAAGAGTTTAAGCACCACACACTGGTCAGCCAAGTGATGTACGACATCATTAACCGTGGCAATGAGCTGACCCTGGCTCAGTACCAGGTGGCGCTCAAAGAGCAGACAGCGCTCTGTCAACAATTAGATCAGATCCTCAGTACCAGATTTGATGTCATCCTCAATCTAACGACAGGTGGCGAGGCTCTCAAAGGACTGGAGTCTGTGGATAGACCAGATAACTGTTTGATTTGGACGCTCTGCCATGTGCCTGCAATTAGTTTGCCAGTCTTTAGCGGTCCTAATAAGCTGCCATTTGGCGCACAGATAGTCGGTCGCCGCTACAACGATCCGATGCTACTAAGTTTTGCTGAGCTTTTGCAGCGTCATGGACTTTTAGAGGGCGCTCCCCATCCAGTGCCCCAGATGGCTCTCAGCGGTGCGGCAAGCTCGTCCATTCGCGCTTGAGGATGCCATAACGCAAGATATCGTAGGGCTTATCGTCGATTAGCTCTTGCTCTCGCAATGTGGCTTCCAGGCGCATCTGCCAGTGCTCAGCAATCTTTTGCATGGCGATATTGCCACCTACTGTCCCGGCTGTCACTTTGCGCATACCCAGATCGTTAAACAAAAATGCCATCACCAGTCCCCAGGCGGCTTTGCCCAGACCTCGACCACGAGCACTTGGGTTACCGACCATAATGCCGATATCGGCTACCAGTGACTGGCTATCGACATAAGTATTAATCGTACCCATAAGCTCGCCTGAGTCAGTGGCTTCTATCGCCCAGAGATGATTGGCTGTACCGACAAAAGTCTGTTGATAGGCAATGGAAGTCTCTCTAGTGTGGTGGCGCAGGCGCTGTCTGCTAAAGCGCATCAGGTGTTTGTCATTGAGCCAGCATAGATAATCATCGGTGACATGGGCGGCAGTTATTGGGGGCAAAGTGGCAACAGGACCAGTCAAGGTTGGTGTGGCTATGGCACAGAGGTTAATACTCATGAATCTCCCAATTGTTTGACGATAAATGCGACGACACGTGTCAGGGCTCCAGGAGCAAAGCTGGCTTCGTTGTCAGCTGTATTGCTTTGTGGTTTGTTGTTTTGCCAGTCTTGTAGATATCGCTCGATATCAGCTCTCTGGCTTAAGCAAGGCGTTAGTCCGCTGGTCACTGTGGGCAGCCAGTCGCTCTTTAGCCGTAGGTACAATGGATAGAGTTGTAGCTCCTGCTAGATAAGCTTCGATCATTAGCATCGAGGTCATGCCAACGACAAGATCTGCCTGGCAAACAAGCTCAAGGGGATCTCCGCCGGTGCTGAGAAGCTCAATATCCTCCATGTATGGAGTAAATTCTTCGTGATTGTTTTTAGGGTGCAGTCTTACTATTAGTTTTGCCTTGATTTGCTGGCTTTTAATGGCATAAATCAGTTCTTGCAAAACGATGTCGGTGCGATTGGTGCTGCCGGTGGTGCCAGATAATGTGTATTGATCTGACTTGTGGCTCAAGGACGGATCCAGTCTTATCACTGGTTCTGCGATAAAAACAATTGTCCTGTCCGTTGATGCCTTCTGTTTTTGTCTGATTGCTTTGGCTCTGTCGCGCACAAAGTCATAGTGTGGATGACCCAGGGGCAAGATGCAGTCTGCTTCTTTGCCCAGTTTGATAAATTCTCCCTGGGTCTCTTTGTCGGGTACCAGTAAGTATTGAGGAGCGTATTTTAGCGGGTCACTGCTCTCTCCACAAAATCTTTTGTCTGCATTCATGCGCATATCGACTACGCCGATGGTCTTGATTTACTTGCCCGTGCTTGCTCCACAAGGGCGTGGATAGGGCTTTGTCGATTATCGCTAGAGCCCACTACAAGTACTTCTGTTTTTAGCAAGTCATCTATACTTTGAGCTTGCCAGAGTGTAAATGGCACAGCGCGGTCTGACAAATATTTGACTGCTGGTCCGGTGGCAATGAAATGGCAGTCTATATTTTGCGCTAACAATGCAGCTGGTATTTGTCTGACAAAGTTGGCCGCACCGGGGTCTTCAACTGCTATTAAAACTCTGGTCATGGCTCTATCGTTTGTGCGCTGTAGCCACTATCTCTAGAGCGCAGTATGGCTTCTACTATAGCCGTGCTCGCCAAAGCTGATTGAGCCGAGCTGCACAAAGGTGTGCCCTTATCCAGGTTGTCTGCCAGGTTATCGTACATGCGGTAAAATGCCTGTCCCAGCGTGCTGGCAATCGTTTCTGGCTTGTCGTAGACCAACTCCATTTCGCCTGAGACCATTCGATTTGGGCCAAGTGGTGTTTTGTAAATGGATAGACCACCGTGGAGATAGTCGAGCTTGCCTGATTCTCCAATCAGTTGCAGACCGTTTTCTCTAAAGGCGCTAAATTTGACCGGACTAAAAAAGATGCTCTGACCACTTACAAGAGTGAGCACAAATGCCAAATTAATATCTCCAGTAATTGGACCCTCGCTAAAGGCCAAACCTGGCAGGGCAGTGACTTGCTCTATGGGACCAACTAAGAGACGCACCAGGTCCACCATATGTACGCCGTTGTTTTTGATGCCATTGCCATAGAGCCCAAAGCCAGTTTGTAGCTTGCCTATATGTGCGGTTAGAGTGCCTGCCGCAAGCTCGTTTGTGAGCGCGTCTGCTCGTCTTAGCAAATTGACCTGTACTTTTATATTGCGCTTCTGGCAGTAGGATAAAAACTCCTGAGAGCTTTTGAGGTCTATACCCAGCGGTTTTT includes:
- a CDS encoding N-acetyl sugar amidotransferase — encoded protein: MAKTLGQPLFANMQYCVRCCMPSSNEGIEFDEMGICRACFSAEQKMHINWIEREKSLRKLLDYHKSLNRDYDCIVPISGGKDSTFQLHVVTKVYGLRALAVTFSHNWFTETGKYNLQNCLEKFNVDHIVFTPNRNLVNRIARQSLVKIGDSCWHCHSGVGAFAMQIAVKFNISLLIWGESAADLSGRSSYFDPVIKFDRDYFTKMSAKVGPEEIAGDTISARELSPWRLPSVEDIERVGVEGIHLGDYIFWDDERQMEFVRDVYDWREDRVEGTYKGYKSVECIMAGVHDYTKFLKRGFGRGTDHASVDVRAGLLTREEAFELAKKHDTERPDALDYYLQITGYTEAEFEAVMLKHRHALNIKGLSDAEFAQAVEEYRSESGQK
- a CDS encoding GNAT family N-acetyltransferase; amino-acid sequence: MSINLCAIATPTLTGPVATLPPITAAHVTDDYLCWLNDKHLMRFSRQRLRHHTRETSIAYQQTFVGTANHLWAIEATDSGELMGTINTYVDSQSLVADIGIMVGNPSARGRGLGKAAWGLVMAFLFNDLGMRKVTAGTVGGNIAMQKIAEHWQMRLEATLREQELIDDKPYDILRYGILKREWTSLPHR
- a CDS encoding amidase encodes the protein MTRLIEYTATEIVDLLRRREFSCEQLVSDSLDQIERLDKTVHAWAYLDRKLAIEQARAVDSGLKAGQETRAFTGVPVGVKDVFNTKDMPTEMGSPIWKDFTPGNDARVVHYLRMAQAVIPGKTVTAEFAVHAPGPTANPHNPEYMPGTSSSGSACAVASYMVPVALGTQTAGSVMRPSSYCGVFGFKPSFGLIPRTAVLKTTDTLDTIGVFARSVQDLSLLFDTIRVKGRDYPIPEKALNDQERQTKKPGQPWRIALVKGPKWQHAEAYAQEAIAAFAKKVGAIKEVVVEEFELPVEFNRAHEIHATIYDRTLAYYFREEFKHHTLVSQVMYDIINRGNELTLAQYQVALKEQTALCQQLDQILSTRFDVILNLTTGGEALKGLESVDRPDNCLIWTLCHVPAISLPVFSGPNKLPFGAQIVGRRYNDPMLLSFAELLQRHGLLEGAPHPVPQMALSGAASSSIRA
- the pseB gene encoding UDP-N-acetylglucosamine 4,6-dehydratase (inverting) produces the protein MDLPAATDWANSTVLVTGGTGSFGKALTKKLLADYKPKKLIIFSRDECKQYEMQQELQDRSLRFFLGDIRDRDRLYRAFTDVDIVIHAAALKQVPAAEYNPFEFVKTNVLGAANIIDAAIDRGVKKVIALSTDKAANPINLYGATKLCSDKLFVTANSYAGKAETKFGIVRYGNVIASRGSVIPLFLEMKKTGVLRLTDERMTRFWLTLEKGVDFVISCTDQVQGGEIFVPKIASMSLMELAKTIGPECKFEFCGMRPGEKLHETLVPRDESPWCLEFPDRYVIQPSQLWWDPQELIKRGGAPVAEGFRYRSDVNDNWLSGEELCKLIAKSQDASNLALR
- a CDS encoding Gfo/Idh/MocA family oxidoreductase; translation: MAPFKTALVGFGKIAQGYARDPVMAKLMQYTSHGQVLCDHPAFDFCAVVDSAPAALKQAQSDYPEIVIASSCAELSTRDEIQILVLATPPDNRFSDIKVFNNLQAVIVEKPLGIDLKSSQEFLSYCQKRNIKVQVNLLRRADALTNELAAGTLTAHIGKLQTGFGLYGNGIKNNGVHMVDLVRLLVGPIEQVTALPGLAFSEGPITGDINLAFVLTLVSGQSIFFSPVKFSAFRENGLQLIGESGKLDYLHGGLSIYKTPLGPNRMVSGEMELVYDKPETIASTLGQAFYRMYDNLADNLDKGTPLCSSAQSALASTAIVEAILRSRDSGYSAQTIEP